The genomic region GCATTCTGATGAGCTTCACGATGAAGAAGGCAATGCTGACGTGGCAAGTACTCATGAAGAAGATAGAATGACTGAATTTGAATTGTGGCAGAAACTCGAACACGAGCTCTATGATCAAAGTGAAGACGAGGAGGAGGCTGACGTGGCAAAGGAAATGAGGGAAGAAGAGGAAGCCGCCATTGCAGAGGGTCGTAAAAGTCCGTTAGAAAGCAACGAACCGGAATCGAAAGAAGCACATAGATTTTTTCCAGCAGGAAAGATTATGCATATAGTCACAATCCCACAAGTAGTGGCGGAGAGTGAAACCGACGATGACACGTCATCAAGTGACGCAGAGAACGATGATGATGAGGTGGTAGAAGATAAAGTAGGGATTTTTTTGACTTCGCGATCATTGTACAGTAAAATAAGATTATCGCACAGTATGATAGCAGATCATTTCATGCCTGTTTATAGAAGACAGATTGAGAAACTGATACGAGAACTCGAGAAAGAAGATCCATCAGTAAAAGGTCATAGTAGGTCTGATGAAATTGAAGTAGTATTGTAGCAAAACTATGGTCTGACAGATTGAGTCTTGTTGTACATAGAGGTTGAGACACCAACTCATAACCTGTGTAGATTTAGATTTGCTGATTTGTGACAACACTTGTTACTTGTGAATTGTGACTGTCTTTACCAAGGAACAAAAATTTGTTCCTTTTTTTCTTTGATATCATGTAAACAAGACTTATCATCAAATAAAGGTCTAATTTATGTTGAGGGAAGTTTTCAGATGGAACGATCTCTCTTGTAAATGATAAatgatagataataataatattattactatatacaTAGCGTTATACAGAACTGCGAGAGTTTTGAGaattataaggttttatatatgtatgtaaagacaatgaattatatataaatgttgcataatgttaatattattgacTAACAAGAGTTAAAAATCTCAAACTTTGTGTTGTAGCTAATGTGGCTGGGGCGGGTTATGCGACTGCAGGAGATGAATGCTTTGGTGGTTAAGTTCCCGAGTAATCCCGTACTATTGTTTAGAAAAAATACTAGTTAAAAATATCAAAATACATGTTCAAAATGATCACACATATAAGAATCAATCTCCATGTATGAATAAAAATTCAAATCCGATTATATAGATAATTTTAAGATTTTTTTCAATCTTTTTTGCTTTTAATAATCCTAATATAATTGAGTATAATTACATATAAAAAACTAAGTAATTTAAAAATATGTTATTTCTATTATTAGTTCGTTAAAATTAAAATGACTAAATAACTTGATAAAAATTTAGGTGCCATTATATATATGACTCAATTGTCAAGAAAATTTGTAAATTATTTGGCACAGTCGTAGGCAGGGTCGTCTCGCTAATTTCGGAGACCCTGTTCGAAACATAAAATGAGCCCCTtataatcaataaaattaaaatttctcaGAACATCCGTAACAAAGTCTTATTCTCAAATAGTTCAACTCGTTATAATTAAACCGTTCTTTATATAAAATTGTCATCTTAAATTTTTTGTAGCGAAGTTATCAGTCTAATCCATTCGCTCCCCTAACTTTCGTTCTCAGTGTCAGTGTCAGCTCATCAGAGTGCTTTCGCCATTGGTGTTCTTTTCAAAACTCTTTATAGTCAATACTTTCAATTTATTGTTTTCAGTACCTATAAACATCAATCTATTAGGTCTTTTTTTGTGACATGGTAGACCGCAAATACGATATTTTGTCACGGTATATAAATAATTGAATTATTATATATGTTTTTCTTTGGCCCCTCAAAAATTTGAGGCGCTGTTCGGCTGTACACTTTGCACATGTTTCGAAGACACCTCTGGTCGTAGGTTAATAATTTAGTACTATTATATTACCGGTCAATTACAAATGTCAATAGTTATTTTTAGTTGTTTGAAATAAATTTTTTGTTGATGAATAATTGGATACAAAAATATCATGATTGTTTCACGAGTTTGTACCAAAATTAATTTGTAACCTAAAATTTAAATTAATCATTGTTGTCCTAaatttgaaaataaaataaataatcttgCGAAGAAAGAGACAAAATATATGCTCCGAGGCCCAAAAGATATGAATAATGTTGATATAACGAGCCCAAATCAAATTCTCCAATCCAACATCCAAGTTGTCACGTTTCGTCTTCGTCTGTCGAACAACAAACCGTTTCAATCAATGGCTTCCGACTCTCCGATTACTTCGCGTAAAGGTTAGTTCCGTTTTCATCACACGATTAAGCTCGCACAACAACTACTTTTATCCTTTTCCGTTTTTAATTTTTATCTCAGTTAATTATGCTGGTATTAAATTACGACCTGATTAGGTTTTTGTAatcatatattaatacataataatgaCTTTGATTTTACAGTTGTTGTACATCTTAGAGCTACCGGTGATGCTCCGATTCTCAAACAAGCCAAGTTCAAGGTACTCTGTCACTCAACTTAACCTAATTAATTGCGTATATGAATTAGTCATAAATATTATTAAAAGTCCGTTTGCTTGTTAAGAATTAGGTCACTTGATCAAATTCTCACTTGTTTTAATAACAATACAGCATTATGAAAATGTGCCTGTGTTGTTAACTTGTTATGCTGCCTATGGTTACATATTgatcgtgtgtgtgtgtgtgtgtgtgttttttttttttttaataaaaaaaaattgatgatgTTATAGCTAGTTAGGTGAATGATTTAATCGAATGAATTTTCAGATTGCCGGAACTGATAAATTTTCTAAGGTGATTGAATTTCTATGCCGCCAATTACACAGGGATACTCTGGTAAGCAGGTTTATTGTTTGGGCAAGTGTGAAATTTTgataacatgattaaatgttttcgttTGCATCCTTTTTTTCAGTTCGTTTATTTGAATAGCGCCTTCTCTCCAAGTCCAGATCAACTAGTGAATGACTTGTTTAATGTAAGTTTTGTGCATCTAtagattctttttcttcttcttcttatataTAGGTTGACTGATACCAGGATATGTTCTTGTGTATAATAGACTATAAATTTCATCTAGAAATGGATTTTGTAGTGGCTAGCTGCCGATTTCTGAAATCTTAGTAACATAAAATCATGCATTACGTATTGATAAATGCTCATATTCATCTATTTTACTGTTCTTGCTTTGTTGCTGTAGAATTTTGGAGTGGATGGCAAATTGGTGGTTAACTATGCATGTTCTATGGCTTGGGGCTAATATCGATCATTTAGCAAACCTTGTACAGCTGCAAATACTCATTATTCCGAATTGCATTTGGTAAATTTGGCTAATCTTCTTTCCATGCATTAAAAGATGTAGTAACAAGTTGAATTCTGTAGACTTATTTCAGTTCTAAAGCTGTGGATACTCTGACTTAGATATCTATTTCTTCCTATTGGAGTCTGTTCACTTGTTTGGTGACTTTGTAATTGATACTTGAAGCATTGTTCTATTAAATTTCATGATATAATTTTAGTCCCTGTATGTTGTATATTATTGTTTCAAAACTTGTGCTCATACCCCTAGCTAGATTTCGTTGAGTTCTGATTGTGCAAGTTATTCCATCTTTCAACAATGTGAAAGTTGAGCTTGATCTGTAGGTTCTGTTTTTAGTTGGTCAATATCGTCCGAGTTCATTCAATCTTTCAATAATTACAAATCAGATGAATTATTGTTAGCTCACCTCATTTTTCTTAGTTTGGTTGCCCGAGTCTTGTCATGCTACTAGCCTTTGGTTTCGAAATCTTTTTTAAAGAAGAGGGCTTAAGGCATACACGATTACTTTTTAAGTGATCATGTTAACATCGTTGAGGATAGTGGGGGTGTTGGAGGACAGTTCATGTGTGATTTCAAAGAAAGCCTCTTCGTCGTCTAATGTGGGTTTAGCTTTGATGGATGGATTGAACTCGCCTAAGTCTACTAAGTTCTTGAAAGGAGAGGGGAAGTTGCTAAAGCCGATGTCAAATAAAAAGAAAGCTTTGTTGGAAGTGTACTGGTTCGTCCTTTTATGAACTGTATAAAAGTTGTTGATATTCCACCGAGCAAGTAGATGTTAGCCGACTTTGCTTCAGGTGCTAGTTTAGATTTTGCTTGTCGTGTTTATGTTTGTTAGGTCTATAGTTGTTTCGGGTGTCGGTTGTTTAACGTTAGTCTTTAGGTTGCCGTCTCATGTTCTTTTTCCTTTTGGTTTGGCTGTGGTTTGATTTCATTTAGCCTTTGGTTTCGTTTGTCTTGTTTGAGCTTCTTCATTTAACTCTATTTATTATCTAAGTtctcgatttaaaaaaaaaataaaaaaataaaaataaaagtttgaatTATAGAGAATCACCTACTTCCTCGGGGGATATCATTTTCCTAAAATCATAGATACCATAGCACCACCAATTAATCCAGCCCATCTTATTTATTATTGTTGGTGCAGGAAAAGCATATGGATGAGACATATTTTGACTTGCAACCTAATCATACACAATTTCAGCAATAAACATGTCTTTGTCAATAGTAAGTAGCTCCAATTTAACTTTAATATTATACCAACAAAAGCAATGTATACAAGTTTtcccttttatattttatatacttgAATTACAAAAGGGTAAAGGAATCCTAGTATATCTTTTAATTTGTTGCTGTAACAAAAAACCTTCCAAAACCATTTTATTCTCAATTTATTCGTTTTTTTATTCTAATTTATTAGCTGTATCCTCCTGGTTGAGTGGATCAAGTAAATCTTGTCCAAAACACTATCTTTCTGTCTTATTAAATACTACgtattgttataatatataaatatatatatataaatggatagtcaattattgatacacaaaagtaatattattgtattacctaaacttgtgatatttttgctataaatagccatgaatgcaagcattaaacttgcaccatttctcacacttacaaagtgtttctttctttctctccattatcatctttgttcttacacttcattattagtattctaaatcaagaatcaaatcactaaaggtagttataagcctactgaattataacatcaagaatcaaaccactaaaggtagttataagcctactgaattataacacgttatcagcacgataatcttaatactaattatggttggctctgccacctaaatgatatatggtcggttataccacctgaataatatatggtcgacactgtcgtctaattatcatttatgttactaacatttatatttcaattatctaacatttatatggccgacactgtcgcctaattatcatttatgttactaacatttatatttcaattatctaacatttatatggccgacactgtcgcctaattatcatttatgttactaacatttatatttctattatctaacatttatatggccgacactgtcgcctaattatcatttatgtttactaatatttatatttatgttatataacatttattaatgattgcttacatatggtcgacactgtcacctacttatcatttatgttatattaaatttatgtttaatttttatatacttatgaatataaagtgactataatttatcatgttgtttgttttaatagaaaatgtcgaatctggaaaagcttaaatttactcctttagaatcaaccggaaacaactacatgccatgggttataaaagtaaaaatgcatcttaaatcaatgggtattcttgaatccataaatgaaaacaacacttgttctgaaaaagaacaagcaacggcatgttgctttattcatcaacatattgatgaatgcttacaaaataattatgtgactgtagaagatccccatgttttatgggaaggtctcaaaagcagattcaataatcaaagagaaattttacttccagctgctatggaacaatggagaacattaaggttccaagactttaagaaagtaaatgaatatagctcagctctgtataatacatgttcacaacttaaattctgtggacatgaaataagtgatgcagacatgatggagaaaactttctccacaatgaatgctgcaaacatcacagtgcaaagaaatttgagaatgctaaagttcaaaacatatcctgaacttaattcatatctcttagttgcagagcaaaatgatgagctattaatgaaaaatcagcaatcccgtcctactggtacacttgcaatccctgaagcaaatactgcaaataattataatcagggacaaggacgcgggcaaggtcgtggttataataaccatcaccatcatcatgccaaaagccataactatggtagaaaccatccttatggtaatggtaatgggcgaggacgtggtcgtggtcgttgccgtggtggtcaaagaaataataatccacgaaaatataaatatcaa from Rutidosis leptorrhynchoides isolate AG116_Rl617_1_P2 chromosome 9, CSIRO_AGI_Rlap_v1, whole genome shotgun sequence harbors:
- the LOC139867545 gene encoding ubiquitin-like protein ATG12, which gives rise to MASDSPITSRKVVVHLRATGDAPILKQAKFKIAGTDKFSKVIEFLCRQLHRDTLFVYLNSAFSPSPDQLVNDLFNNFGVDGKLVVNYACSMAWG